The DNA window CACGCCGGTTCGGGGCACGGCAGGGTCCGAAAAATCCGCTGGTCACGGCATGGCGGCAAATCTACGGTGTTGCCGCTTGGCATCCGGTGCAGGAACGGTTTCCGACCGGTGGTTCCGGGCAGTCAGCACGCGCAAGGGCGTCTTCGGCCATGATCGATCCACGGACCAGCGACTTCCTGGCCGAATTTCTTGCGTCGGCGAACCGGGATCCGGCGCTTCTCGACCGTTTCCTCCTGCATGGACCGGACCGCGGCGGCCGCGGCGCCCGGCCGCGGCTGAAGATCGCCTTCTTCGATTTCTGGCCGGATTTCGATTTCTCCGCGAACTTCTTCGTCGAGATCCTGTCGAGCCGCTTCGAGGTGTCGGTCGTCGAGAACGACTGCGACCTCGCCATCGTGTCGGTGTTCGGCACCCGCCACCGCGAGGCGCGGACCGCCCGCGCTCTGTTCTTCACGGGGGAGAATGTGCGGCCCCCGCTCGACGGCGTCGACATGTCGGTGTCGTTCGACCGCATCGACGACCCCCGTCATTACCGCCTGCCGCTCTACGTCATGCATGCCTGGGAGCACCTGCGCGAAGGGGCGACGCCGCATTTCTGCCATCCGGTCCTGCCGCCGGCGCCGCCGACGCGGGAAGAGGCGGCCAAGCGAAAATTCTGCGCCTTCCTCTACAAGAATCCCAACTGCGCCCGCCGCAACGACTTCTTCCAGATGCTCTGCGCGCGGCGCCATGTGGAGTCGGTGGGCTGGCTGCTGAACAACACCGGCAGCGTCGTGAAGATGGGCTGGCTGCCGAAGATCCGGGTCTTCTCGCGCTACCGCTTCGCCTTCGCCTTCGAGAATGCCTCATATCCCGGCTATCTGACGGAGAAGATCCTCGACGCCTTCCAGGCCGGCGCCGTGCCGCTCTATTGGGGGGATCCCGGCGTGCTGCGCGATGTCGCCGCCGGCAGCTTCATCGACATGTCGCGCTATTCCTCCGACGAGGAGGCGATCGATGCCATCCTGGCGGCGGATGACGATTATGACACCTACCGCCGCTACCGCGGCACGGCGCCCTTCCTCGGCACGGAGGATTTCTACTTCGATGCCTATCGGCTGGCCGAATGGATCGAAAGCCGCCTGTGAGCGACGCGTGTAGGAAAGCCGCCTTGCGGCGGCGGGAGAACGGGCGATGAAGCGGGTGCTGCTGAACTATGCCGATGGGGCCTTCACCACGGCGCAGAAATACAACGGCAGGACCGGGCTGGAGGTCGGCGGCTTCGACGGGGTGGCGATGATGGGGCGGCACCACATCGACGCCGCCTTCGCCGCCCGCAACCGGCATATCCTGGAGCAGCCGCGTGGGGCCGGCTATTGGCTGTGGAAGCCCTATTTCATCGACGTGATGCTGCGCAAGCATCTGCAGGACGGCGACATCCTGTTCTATTGCGACAGCGGCGCCCATTTCGTCCACAACGTCGGCCCGGTGATAGAACTCTGCCGCCGGCGGCGCGACCTGCCGGTCCTGTTGTTCACGCTGGACGACACTCACAGCAACCGCGTCTGGACGAAGCGCGACTGTTTCCATTTCATGGGGCTGGACCGGCCGGCCTTCACCGACGTGCCGCAGATCCTCGCCAGCTTCATCGTTTGTGAACGCGGGCCGGAAAGCATGGACT is part of the Azospirillum lipoferum 4B genome and encodes:
- a CDS encoding glycosyltransferase family 10 domain-containing protein; the encoded protein is MIDPRTSDFLAEFLASANRDPALLDRFLLHGPDRGGRGARPRLKIAFFDFWPDFDFSANFFVEILSSRFEVSVVENDCDLAIVSVFGTRHREARTARALFFTGENVRPPLDGVDMSVSFDRIDDPRHYRLPLYVMHAWEHLREGATPHFCHPVLPPAPPTREEAAKRKFCAFLYKNPNCARRNDFFQMLCARRHVESVGWLLNNTGSVVKMGWLPKIRVFSRYRFAFAFENASYPGYLTEKILDAFQAGAVPLYWGDPGVLRDVAAGSFIDMSRYSSDEEAIDAILAADDDYDTYRRYRGTAPFLGTEDFYFDAYRLAEWIESRL